A region of Bacteroidota bacterium DNA encodes the following proteins:
- a CDS encoding bestrophin family ion channel, with protein MKAYNPKAWTKLIFHFHKSDSFRMLLPAIIALAIYSAVLCYVEVELKLIHLRSTTVLHSLLGFVLSLLLVFRTNTAYDRWWEGRKLWGDLVNNSRNLMFKINAFLPDGEKETKQHFSILIGNFAMALKEHLRHGIKPDLIDEHPNLSKQTLAASTHAPNKIIQQLFIETNKLHEQGIINAEKLLVLNGELSSFANVVGACERIKSTPIPYSYSTFIKRVILIYTITLPLGLVDDFKWATIPMVLFVFYAFAGLELIAEEIEDPFGKEDNDLPTDDIAERIKKNLVDILK; from the coding sequence ATGAAAGCCTATAATCCAAAAGCCTGGACCAAACTCATTTTCCATTTTCATAAATCAGATTCGTTTAGAATGCTATTGCCTGCCATTATAGCCCTAGCTATTTATTCAGCAGTATTGTGTTATGTAGAGGTTGAATTAAAACTTATTCATTTGCGTAGCACCACCGTGCTACACTCACTTTTAGGTTTTGTGTTATCGTTGTTATTGGTTTTTAGAACCAATACTGCTTACGACAGGTGGTGGGAAGGGCGCAAGCTTTGGGGCGATTTGGTAAATAACAGCCGCAATTTAATGTTTAAAATAAATGCTTTTTTACCTGATGGCGAAAAAGAAACAAAACAGCATTTCAGTATTTTAATAGGCAATTTTGCCATGGCTTTAAAAGAACATTTGCGCCACGGTATTAAACCTGATTTGATTGATGAACACCCAAACTTAAGCAAACAAACATTGGCCGCAAGCACACATGCGCCCAATAAAATTATACAACAGTTATTTATTGAAACCAACAAGCTGCATGAGCAAGGTATTATTAATGCAGAAAAGCTATTGGTGTTAAATGGAGAACTAAGCTCGTTTGCCAATGTGGTGGGTGCCTGCGAGCGTATTAAATCTACACCCATTCCTTATTCGTACAGTACTTTTATAAAGCGTGTTATTTTAATTTATACCATTACGCTTCCCTTGGGTTTGGTCGATGATTTTAAATGGGCCACTATACCCATGGTGTTGTTTGTGTTTTATGCATTTGCCGGATTGGAGCTGATAGCAGAAGAAATTGAAGACCCATTTGGTAAAGAGGATAATGATTTGCCTACGGATGATATAGCGGAAAGAATAAAGAAAAATTTGGTTGATATATTGAAGTAA
- a CDS encoding DUF1801 domain-containing protein produces the protein MAKNKTVETTASVNDFLATVADDSRKQDCFTIVKMMEELSGFKAKMWGPAIIGFGTCHYKYESGREGDMPIIAFSPRKNDLTIYLEASFDNKDELLERLGKHKTGKVCLYIKKLADVDMEVLKELMALSLKKSNL, from the coding sequence ATGGCAAAAAATAAAACGGTAGAAACAACAGCAAGTGTAAACGATTTTTTAGCTACAGTTGCCGATGACTCCAGAAAGCAAGATTGCTTTACCATAGTAAAAATGATGGAAGAGCTTTCAGGGTTTAAAGCCAAAATGTGGGGACCGGCTATTATTGGTTTTGGCACCTGCCATTATAAATACGAAAGCGGCCGCGAAGGCGATATGCCTATAATTGCCTTTTCGCCCCGTAAAAACGACCTTACCATATACCTGGAAGCAAGCTTTGACAATAAGGATGAATTGTTGGAAAGGCTGGGTAAACACAAAACCGGCAAGGTTTGTCTTTATATAAAAAAATTAGCTGATGTAGATATGGAAGTTTTAAAGGAGTTGATGGCTTTATCTCTTAAAAAGTCTAACCTGTAG
- a CDS encoding cytochrome c peroxidase: MKSKLFTLIALVLISFWFIQSCTKNPDSYQLKATKLVLPDNNYVYYEGSANKNQIATVGRVLFYDKSLSATNAIACASCHFQANAFADGKQFSTGFKNELTSRNSMGFSNLANNSGFFWDLRESNLTEMVLKPISNHVEMGFTDINAIAKKLKQYPDYQNLFAKAFSDGVTVENIAISIATFLEAIRCENSKFDIALNASNFDYTFNFPSFTPVENKGKQLFIKNGCIDCHNPNSNFQRSWSNWANIGLDLNYTDKGIAGNNTFVLKFGIMDTALNGSFKIPSLRNVALTAPYMHDGRFATLNDVLNHYSEGIKNHKDLSWELSEITNNVQMPKRFNYTKEDKEALVAFLKTLTDYKMISDPKFSNPFQVVAN; the protein is encoded by the coding sequence ATGAAATCGAAATTATTCACCCTCATCGCATTGGTATTAATCAGTTTTTGGTTTATACAATCATGTACTAAAAATCCGGATTCATACCAGCTAAAAGCAACAAAGCTTGTTTTACCCGATAACAACTACGTTTATTACGAAGGTTCTGCCAACAAAAACCAAATAGCCACCGTGGGCAGGGTTTTATTTTACGATAAAAGCCTATCAGCCACCAATGCCATTGCATGTGCCAGTTGCCATTTTCAGGCAAACGCATTTGCTGACGGCAAACAGTTTTCAACCGGCTTTAAAAACGAATTGACCAGCCGAAACAGCATGGGCTTTAGTAACCTAGCTAACAACAGTGGCTTTTTCTGGGATTTGAGAGAAAGCAATTTAACCGAAATGGTACTTAAACCTATATCAAATCACGTAGAAATGGGTTTTACCGATATTAATGCAATAGCTAAGAAATTGAAACAATACCCGGATTATCAAAACTTATTTGCAAAGGCGTTTTCTGATGGTGTAACCGTGGAGAATATTGCTATTTCCATTGCTACATTCCTGGAAGCAATCCGTTGCGAAAACAGTAAATTTGATATAGCGCTTAATGCAAGCAACTTTGATTATACGTTTAATTTTCCATCATTTACACCCGTGGAAAACAAAGGAAAACAACTTTTTATAAAAAATGGTTGTATTGATTGCCATAACCCTAATAGCAACTTTCAAAGAAGCTGGAGTAACTGGGCCAATATTGGATTGGATTTAAATTATACCGATAAAGGAATTGCAGGCAATAATACTTTTGTACTCAAATTCGGAATTATGGATACTGCATTAAACGGTAGCTTTAAAATACCAAGTTTACGCAATGTAGCCTTAACAGCACCCTATATGCACGATGGCAGGTTTGCCACATTAAATGATGTGCTTAACCATTACAGCGAAGGTATTAAAAACCACAAAGACTTAAGTTGGGAGCTTTCAGAAATTACCAATAATGTGCAAATGCCTAAACGATTTAATTATACCAAAGAAGACAAAGAAGCTTTGGTGGCTTTCTTAAAAACACTAACTGATTATAAAATGATAAGTGATCCAAAATTCAGCAATCCTTTCCAGGTGGTAGCTAATTAA
- a CDS encoding outer membrane beta-barrel protein produces MKKLTLILLLLTGTVCAQTNDSIKISSKPYQFQIGLNVVSFVRQFVNFSGTPNNTVTSPYTISLKAFKYLPRQNALIGIRIGTGYVNNNNSDESSTNQNSTFTETLDLRLGMEYQTLITKRWTGYIGFDYISQKSVNNTLSRFASGPFQQEFVTSNNRSTSMDGAGLVLGMQFNLNKHLALSTEASYYYSDSWTMTTNYSSNDPSNLPPSNTKTKGAALTLPNLLNFIVVF; encoded by the coding sequence ATGAAAAAATTAACACTCATTTTACTTTTACTTACCGGTACTGTTTGCGCCCAAACAAACGACTCTATTAAAATCAGTAGTAAACCTTATCAATTCCAGATTGGCTTAAACGTAGTTTCCTTTGTGAGGCAATTTGTTAATTTTTCGGGAACACCAAACAATACTGTTACAAGTCCTTATACCATCAGTTTAAAAGCCTTTAAATATTTACCCCGTCAAAATGCATTAATTGGTATAAGAATAGGTACGGGTTATGTAAACAATAACAACTCTGACGAAAGCTCTACTAACCAAAACAGTACTTTTACTGAAACATTGGATTTACGCTTGGGTATGGAGTACCAGACTTTAATAACCAAAAGATGGACCGGTTATATCGGATTTGATTATATCTCTCAGAAATCGGTTAATAATACCCTATCAAGATTTGCCAGCGGACCATTTCAACAGGAATTTGTTACATCAAATAACAGGTCAACCTCTATGGACGGAGCGGGCTTGGTATTGGGTATGCAGTTTAATTTAAATAAGCACTTGGCACTTTCTACCGAAGCCAGCTACTATTATAGCGACTCATGGACAATGACTACTAATTATAGTAGTAATGATCCCAGTAATTTACCTCCTTCCAATACCAAGACAAAAGGAGCTGCATTAACCTTACCCAATTTGTTAAACTTTATTGTTGTGTTTTAA